In Nocardioides cavernae, a single genomic region encodes these proteins:
- the pth gene encoding aminoacyl-tRNA hydrolase, translated as MSDAPTSDVWLVVGLGNPGPTYAGHRHNVGYLVTDELASRMGSPFRSHKSGRADVVEGRLSLGGPRVVLARGRGYMNESGGPVKALATFYKIDPAHIIAIHDELDIPFGTLRVKLGGGDNGHNGLKSMRSSLGTGDFHRVRAGIGRPPGRQDVADFVLSGYSTVERKELPFQVSDAADAVESLITDGLEQTQQRFNS; from the coding sequence GTGAGCGACGCACCGACCTCCGACGTGTGGCTGGTCGTCGGTCTCGGCAACCCCGGTCCGACCTACGCCGGGCACCGGCACAACGTCGGCTACCTCGTCACCGACGAGCTGGCCTCCCGGATGGGATCGCCCTTCCGCTCCCACAAGTCGGGTCGCGCCGACGTCGTCGAGGGCCGGCTGTCCCTGGGCGGGCCCCGCGTGGTGCTCGCCCGCGGCCGCGGCTACATGAACGAGTCCGGCGGCCCGGTCAAGGCGCTCGCCACGTTCTACAAGATCGACCCGGCGCACATCATCGCCATCCACGACGAGCTCGACATCCCCTTCGGCACGCTGCGGGTCAAGCTCGGCGGCGGCGACAACGGCCACAACGGGCTCAAGTCCATGCGGTCCTCGCTCGGCACCGGCGACTTCCACCGCGTCCGCGCCGGCATCGGCCGACCGCCGGGCCGTCAGGACGTCGCCGACTTCGTGCTGTCCGGCTACTCGACCGTCGAGCGCAAGGAGCTGCCGTTCCAGGTCTCCGACGCCGCCGACGCCGTCGAGTCGCTCATCACCGACGGCCTCGAGCAGACCCAGCAGCGCTTCAACTCCTGA
- a CDS encoding NAD-dependent epimerase/dehydratase family protein, with protein sequence MTALAGATALVTGGAGTIGSTLVDQLFDAGAAQVRVLDNFVRGREANLGDALGRDGADLVLVRGDIRDRDLVHDLTSGCDVVFHQAAIRITQCAEEPRLALEVLVDGTFNVVEAAASAPGVDKLVAASSASVYGLAEEFPTPEHQHPYDNDTFYGAAKTFNEGMLRSFRAMNGLDYVALRYFNVYGPRMDVHGLYTEVLVRWMERIDDGLPPLIFGDGRQTMDFVFTTDIARANVLAASSGVVEGVYNVARGEETSLLGLAEALLRVMGSDLPVEHGPERGVNGVVRRLADTCAAERDLGFVATTGLEDGLRQLVEWWRPQREQIAAGRSVAVSR encoded by the coding sequence ATGACCGCCCTGGCCGGCGCGACCGCGCTGGTGACCGGCGGTGCCGGCACGATCGGGTCGACGCTCGTCGACCAGCTCTTCGACGCCGGGGCCGCCCAGGTGCGGGTCCTCGACAACTTCGTCCGCGGACGCGAGGCCAACCTCGGCGACGCCCTCGGGCGCGACGGGGCCGACCTCGTCCTGGTGCGCGGCGACATCCGCGATCGCGACCTGGTGCACGACCTGACCAGCGGTTGCGACGTCGTCTTCCACCAGGCCGCGATCCGGATCACCCAGTGCGCCGAGGAGCCCCGGCTGGCCCTGGAGGTGCTCGTCGACGGGACCTTCAACGTCGTCGAGGCAGCCGCGTCGGCACCGGGCGTCGACAAGCTGGTCGCCGCGTCGTCGGCGTCGGTCTACGGCCTCGCCGAGGAGTTCCCGACCCCGGAGCACCAGCACCCCTACGACAACGACACGTTCTACGGCGCCGCCAAGACCTTCAACGAGGGGATGCTGCGCAGCTTCCGGGCGATGAACGGCCTGGACTACGTCGCCCTGCGCTACTTCAACGTCTACGGCCCGCGGATGGACGTGCACGGCCTCTACACCGAGGTCCTGGTCCGGTGGATGGAGCGCATCGACGACGGCCTGCCGCCGCTGATCTTCGGCGACGGGCGCCAGACCATGGACTTCGTCTTCACCACCGACATCGCGCGCGCCAACGTGCTCGCGGCGTCCTCCGGCGTGGTCGAGGGCGTCTACAACGTCGCCCGCGGCGAGGAGACCAGCCTGCTGGGTCTCGCCGAGGCCCTGCTGCGGGTGATGGGCTCCGACCTGCCCGTCGAGCACGGCCCCGAGCGCGGCGTCAACGGCGTCGTACGACGCCTCGCCGACACGTGCGCGGCCGAGCGCGACCTCGGCTTCGTCGCGACCACGGGACTCGAGGACGGCCTGCGCCAGCTCGTGGAGTGGTGGCGCCCCCAGCGCGAGCAGATCGCCGCGGGACGCTCCGTGGCGGTGTCGCGATGA
- a CDS encoding acyltransferase: protein MTSLSNARPGSRDRALVAPTATVEDGARVGPGAQVWDQTVVRSGAQVGDGTILGRGVYVGPGVRIGERCKVQNQALVYEPAVLGNGVFIGPAVVLTNDTYPRAVTTDGRRKGAEDWEPVGVTIEEGASVGARAVCVAPVRIGRWASVGAGSVVTRDVPDHALVVGSPARRIGWVGRSGVPLVSDNRDRWICPVTGEVYVEAAGRLEEAR from the coding sequence ATGACCTCACTGTCCAACGCGCGTCCCGGGTCCCGGGACCGCGCCCTCGTCGCTCCCACTGCGACCGTCGAGGACGGCGCCCGCGTCGGTCCCGGCGCACAGGTGTGGGACCAGACCGTCGTGCGCTCGGGGGCGCAGGTCGGCGACGGCACGATCCTCGGGCGCGGGGTCTACGTCGGCCCGGGAGTACGCATCGGGGAGCGGTGCAAGGTGCAGAACCAGGCGCTGGTCTACGAGCCGGCCGTCCTGGGCAACGGCGTCTTCATCGGCCCGGCGGTCGTGCTGACCAACGACACCTACCCGCGGGCGGTGACGACCGACGGCCGGCGCAAGGGCGCCGAGGACTGGGAGCCCGTCGGGGTGACCATCGAGGAGGGAGCGTCCGTCGGGGCGCGTGCGGTGTGCGTCGCCCCGGTGCGGATCGGCCGGTGGGCCAGTGTGGGGGCGGGCTCGGTCGTGACGCGCGACGTGCCGGACCACGCGCTCGTCGTCGGCTCGCCCGCGAGGCGGATCGGCTGGGTGGGCCGCAGCGGCGTCCCGCTCGTCTCTGACAACCGTGACCGGTGGATCTGCCCGGTCACCGGAGAGGTCTACGTGGAGGCCGCTGGCCGACTGGAGGAAGCACGATGA
- a CDS encoding 50S ribosomal protein L25/general stress protein Ctc, giving the protein MSAPEKIAAESRTEFGKGAARRIRREDKIPAVIYGHGNDPVHVILPGHQTMMALKHGGANALLALDVAGSEQLALTKDVQIDPIRRLIEHIDFVAVKRGEKVTVDVPVHVVGDAASETLVVTENAVVSVEAEATHIPEFFEVSVEGAAAGTQILAKDLNLPSGTTLLADEELLIVNVTEQISAEALEAELEEAEAEAGIEHEVSDAEIADAQVEAIAEDAAAEGTDSE; this is encoded by the coding sequence ATGTCTGCCCCCGAGAAGATCGCCGCCGAGAGCCGCACCGAGTTCGGCAAGGGCGCTGCCCGCCGGATCCGCCGCGAGGACAAGATCCCCGCCGTCATCTACGGCCACGGCAACGACCCGGTCCACGTCATCCTGCCCGGCCACCAGACGATGATGGCCCTCAAGCACGGCGGCGCCAACGCGCTCCTCGCGCTCGACGTCGCGGGCTCCGAGCAGCTCGCCCTCACCAAGGATGTGCAGATCGACCCGATCCGCCGCCTGATCGAGCACATCGACTTCGTCGCGGTGAAGCGCGGCGAGAAGGTCACCGTCGACGTACCCGTGCACGTCGTGGGCGACGCCGCCTCGGAGACGCTGGTCGTCACCGAGAACGCCGTCGTGTCCGTCGAGGCCGAGGCCACCCACATCCCCGAGTTCTTCGAGGTCTCCGTCGAGGGCGCCGCTGCCGGCACCCAGATCCTGGCCAAGGACCTCAACCTCCCGTCCGGCACGACCCTGCTGGCCGACGAGGAGCTCCTCATCGTCAACGTGACCGAGCAGATCTCCGCCGAGGCCCTTGAGGCCGAGCTGGAGGAGGCCGAGGCCGAGGCCGGCATCGAGCACGAGGTCTCCGACGCCGAGATCGCCGATGCCCAGGTAGAGGCCATCGCCGAGGACGCCGCTGCCGAGGGCACCGACTCCGAGTGA
- a CDS encoding DegT/DnrJ/EryC1/StrS family aminotransferase — protein MSLDHLAEQQLTRINVMQPWLGEEEVAAVSEVLRSGWVAQGPRVAQFEAAFAESQQVAHAVALSSCTTALHLALVVAGIGPGDEVVVPSFSFVATTNAPTYVGATPVFADVDPVTGNLTPATIATVVTPRTRAVIAVDQGGVPLDLRAIRAWCDPLGITVVEDAACAAGSTAHGRPVGSEAEIATWSFHPRKLLTTGEGGMLTTSRADWAARARRLREHAMSVSAADRHASVLAPPESFDEVGFNFRMTDLQAAVGLIQLGRLPEMVARRRELAARYADAVAGLPGLRLVGDPSWGTTNYQSCWLEVLPEHPMGREQMMEHLAAAGISARRGIMSAHRQPAHAGLAHGPLPVTERLTDATLVLPLFHQMTDAEHQRVCDALGSAWRP, from the coding sequence ATGAGCCTCGACCACCTGGCTGAGCAGCAGCTCACCCGCATCAACGTGATGCAGCCGTGGCTCGGCGAGGAGGAGGTGGCCGCCGTCTCCGAGGTGCTGCGCTCCGGCTGGGTGGCCCAGGGGCCGCGGGTGGCGCAGTTCGAGGCCGCCTTCGCCGAGTCCCAGCAGGTCGCGCACGCGGTGGCGCTGAGCAGCTGCACGACCGCGCTGCACCTCGCTCTGGTCGTCGCCGGCATCGGCCCCGGGGACGAGGTCGTCGTGCCGTCGTTCTCCTTCGTCGCCACCACCAACGCGCCGACCTACGTCGGGGCCACGCCGGTCTTCGCCGACGTCGACCCCGTCACCGGCAACCTCACGCCAGCCACGATCGCCACGGTGGTCACCCCGCGGACGCGCGCGGTGATCGCCGTGGACCAGGGCGGCGTCCCGCTCGACCTGCGGGCGATCCGCGCCTGGTGCGACCCCCTCGGCATCACGGTGGTGGAGGACGCGGCCTGTGCCGCCGGGTCCACCGCGCACGGCCGCCCGGTCGGGTCGGAGGCGGAGATCGCCACCTGGTCCTTCCACCCCCGCAAGCTGCTCACCACCGGCGAGGGCGGCATGCTCACCACGTCGCGCGCCGACTGGGCCGCTCGCGCCCGTCGGCTGCGCGAGCACGCGATGAGCGTCTCCGCCGCCGATCGGCACGCGAGCGTCCTGGCGCCGCCGGAGAGCTTCGACGAGGTCGGCTTCAACTTCCGGATGACCGACCTGCAGGCGGCGGTCGGGCTGATCCAGCTCGGCCGGCTCCCCGAGATGGTGGCGCGTCGCCGCGAGCTCGCTGCGAGGTACGCCGACGCGGTGGCGGGTCTTCCCGGTCTGCGCCTCGTGGGGGACCCCAGCTGGGGCACCACCAACTACCAGTCCTGCTGGCTCGAGGTCCTGCCCGAGCACCCGATGGGCCGCGAGCAGATGATGGAGCACCTCGCCGCCGCCGGCATCTCGGCGCGCCGCGGGATCATGTCCGCCCACCGCCAGCCGGCGCACGCCGGGCTCGCCCACGGGCCCCTCCCGGTCACCGAGCGACTGACCGACGCGACGCTGGTGCTGCCGCTGTTCCACCAGATGACCGACGCCGAGC
- a CDS encoding Gfo/Idh/MocA family protein: protein MSTRTTGPLGIAVIGAGYWGPNLVRNFGASPDWNLELVCDLDLERARRVAGPHVEVTDSVERVLDDPRIDAVAIATPARTHHGLALQALSAGKHVLVEKPLADSVSRGRTMVDLADAQGLVLMTDHTYCYTPAVQKMRELVGSGELGQVHFVDSVRINLGLVQPDIDVLWDLAPHDLAILDFVLPGGLPTTGIGATGADPIGAGRACVGHLTLPLPDDGLAHVHVNWLSPTKIRQMVIGGSRRTLVWDDLNPQQRLSIYDRGVDLARTSVAGADRAASSVSYRLGDTWSPALPEREALGSMVGEFAAAIHEGRPALTDGRSGLRVLEVLEAASQRLVARPETSYDAAVPAGPPPVPRQGGAATSEPVMEGVR from the coding sequence ATGAGCACCCGCACCACCGGCCCGCTGGGCATCGCCGTCATCGGCGCCGGCTACTGGGGCCCCAACCTGGTCCGCAACTTCGGGGCGTCCCCCGACTGGAACCTCGAGCTGGTCTGCGACCTCGACCTCGAGCGGGCGCGCCGCGTCGCCGGTCCGCACGTCGAGGTCACCGACAGCGTGGAGCGGGTGCTCGACGACCCGCGGATCGACGCGGTCGCCATCGCCACCCCGGCCCGTACGCACCACGGTCTGGCGCTGCAGGCGCTGAGCGCGGGCAAGCACGTGCTCGTCGAGAAGCCGCTGGCGGACAGCGTCTCCCGCGGACGCACGATGGTGGACCTGGCGGACGCGCAGGGCCTGGTCCTGATGACCGACCACACCTACTGCTACACGCCGGCCGTGCAGAAGATGCGCGAGCTGGTGGGCAGCGGCGAGCTGGGCCAGGTGCACTTCGTGGACTCGGTCCGGATCAACCTCGGGCTGGTGCAGCCCGACATCGACGTGCTCTGGGACCTGGCGCCGCACGACCTCGCGATCCTCGACTTCGTGCTGCCGGGGGGTCTTCCGACCACGGGCATCGGCGCGACCGGCGCCGACCCCATCGGCGCCGGCCGCGCCTGCGTCGGCCACCTGACCCTGCCGCTGCCGGACGACGGCCTCGCGCACGTGCACGTCAACTGGCTGAGCCCGACCAAGATCCGCCAGATGGTGATCGGCGGGTCGCGCCGCACGCTCGTGTGGGACGACCTCAACCCGCAGCAGCGGCTCAGCATCTACGACCGCGGGGTCGACCTCGCCCGCACCTCGGTCGCCGGCGCCGACCGCGCCGCCTCCTCTGTCTCCTACCGGCTGGGCGACACCTGGTCCCCGGCGCTGCCCGAGCGCGAGGCCCTCGGGTCGATGGTCGGCGAGTTCGCCGCAGCCATCCACGAGGGCCGCCCGGCGCTGACCGACGGCCGGTCCGGGCTGCGCGTCCTCGAGGTGCTCGAGGCCGCCTCGCAGCGGCTGGTCGCGCGTCCGGAGACGTCGTACGACGCCGCGGTGCCGGCGGGGCCGCCGCCAGTGCCCCGCCAGGGTGGCGCCGCCACGAGCGAGCCCGTGATGGAGGGCGTCCGATGA
- a CDS encoding glycosyltransferase: protein MAVASVVIPAHNEAATIGRNLRALREGTGADLDVVVVCNGCTDRTADVARAADPSARVIEIPQPSKIEAVRVGNAATDVFPRIHLDADIELDGAAALRLIEPITRDEVLATAPRRDVPRTGCSRWVRWYYDVWEALPQVESGLFGRGVVVLSEQGQARVTALPRMMSDDLGMSDSFSSEERRVVPSAVAVVHPPRTVRDLVRRRIRIATGNAQAGQLGVRRPGSRTSARTLAGLAVTRPGLALRLPVFVAVHVAARLGARGALRSGDFTTWQRDESSRT, encoded by the coding sequence ATGGCTGTCGCCAGCGTCGTCATACCCGCCCACAACGAGGCGGCCACCATCGGTCGAAACCTGCGGGCGTTGCGCGAAGGCACCGGAGCCGACCTCGACGTGGTCGTCGTGTGCAACGGCTGCACCGACCGCACCGCCGACGTTGCCCGTGCCGCCGACCCGAGCGCCCGCGTCATCGAGATCCCGCAACCCTCGAAGATCGAGGCCGTACGGGTCGGCAACGCCGCCACCGACGTGTTCCCGCGCATCCACCTCGACGCCGACATCGAGCTCGACGGCGCGGCCGCTCTCCGGCTCATCGAGCCGATCACCCGCGACGAGGTCCTCGCCACCGCCCCGCGACGCGACGTCCCGCGCACGGGGTGCTCGCGCTGGGTGCGGTGGTACTACGACGTCTGGGAGGCGCTGCCCCAGGTGGAGTCCGGCCTGTTCGGCCGCGGGGTCGTCGTCCTGTCCGAGCAGGGGCAGGCGCGGGTCACCGCGCTCCCACGGATGATGAGCGACGACCTCGGCATGTCCGACTCGTTCAGCAGCGAGGAGCGCCGGGTGGTGCCCAGCGCTGTCGCCGTCGTGCACCCGCCGCGCACCGTCCGCGACCTCGTACGCCGCCGCATCCGCATCGCGACGGGCAACGCCCAGGCCGGCCAGCTCGGCGTACGACGCCCCGGCTCGCGCACCAGCGCGCGCACGCTGGCCGGCCTGGCCGTCACCCGGCCCGGCCTGGCCCTCCGACTCCCGGTGTTCGTGGCAGTCCACGTCGCCGCCCGGCTCGGCGCCCGGGGGGCGCTGAGGTCCGGGGACTTCACCACCTGGCAACGAGACGAAAGCTCACGCACATGA